CCAGCATTTGCCAAGATATCTGGTAGCACCATCACACCTCTTGCCTCAAGTGCTTGGTTTGCCACGAGAGTCACTGGACCATTAGCCGCCTCTGCGATGATCTTGGCTTGTATTTGATTGGCATTGTCTTCAGTAATCTGGTTTTCCAAAGCAGCGGGAATTAAGACATCGCAGGGCAAAGTTAGTAAGTCTGCGTTGCTAATTGGTGTTGCTTGCCCAAAACCAACAATGCTCTTGCGCCTCTCAGCAGCATAAGCTTTTAAAGCTGGGATATCTAAACCATCTTCACAAAAAATTCCCCCAGAACCAGTCGAAACAGCTATCACTTTTGCTCCGGCTTCGTGTAGTAATAAAGCCGCTGCACTCCCAACATTGCCGAAACCTTGGATAGCTATTCTAGCTCCCACCAGTGACTGACCTTTGTCTGTCAGCGCCTCGCGGACAATAAACATAACACCGCGTCCAGTCGCCATTTCCCGTCCCCGCGAACCACCGATGGAAATGGGTTTACCAGTCACAACCCCAGGTACGGCGTGACCGACATTGACTGAGTAGGTATCCATCATCCAAGCCATTTCACGCGCAGAAGTTCCCATATCTGGTGCTGGGATGTCTACAGCAGGGCCGATATCTTTAATCAGTTCGCTAGTATAACGACGAGTAATGCGTTCTAATTCACCAACGCTGTAGAGTTTTGGATCTATGGCAATACCTCCTTTGGCACCACCATAAGGAATTCCCAAGAGTGCACATTTCCAAGTCATCAGCATTGCCAGGGCTGAAACTTCTCGCAGTGTCACGGCTGGGTGGTAACGAGTACCACCTTTGTAAGGACCTAAAATATCGCAGTGTTGTACCCGATGTCCAGCAAGAACTTGCACTTGTCCATTATCCCGTTTCACAGGAATCGAAACCGTGACAACTTTA
This portion of the Brasilonema sennae CENA114 genome encodes:
- a CDS encoding Glu/Leu/Phe/Val family dehydrogenase, whose translation is MLSSSLPRLEQESPAYICPYDQACSYLEAAAKELQLDEGILEVLSHPRKVVTVSIPVKRDNGQVQVLAGHRVQHCDILGPYKGGTRYHPAVTLREVSALAMLMTWKCALLGIPYGGAKGGIAIDPKLYSVGELERITRRYTSELIKDIGPAVDIPAPDMGTSAREMAWMMDTYSVNVGHAVPGVVTGKPISIGGSRGREMATGRGVMFIVREALTDKGQSLVGARIAIQGFGNVGSAAALLLHEAGAKVIAVSTGSGGIFCEDGLDIPALKAYAAERRKSIVGFGQATPISNADLLTLPCDVLIPAALENQITEDNANQIQAKIIAEAANGPVTLVANQALEARGVMVLPDILANAGGVVVSYLEWVQGLSYVFWDEERVNKELEQLMVQAYRQVMQQSLHRQIPLRLAAYTLGVGRVAQALGDRGLYP